A single genomic interval of Fimbriimonadaceae bacterium harbors:
- a CDS encoding PD40 domain-containing protein, producing MQKKIAIRLIVGLIVLAGLFVGFRVLKDLETDPLKVETMDSVGWVAATETEGDGSRAVVFDTTGKKYVDKQWQPKNTEDSISWMPDGNRLVFSSDRGGRSQNLFYWIPTKEIVEKFKDQSRSMSAPWFAPNDPTQQSGLMMSGGNVWEFIPRNKIIRQVLPPLLRASSGSEEGAGATSSMEALYKNFGSSFKSAVYVGDRAGIMTVMRRDEGEVVIQNYTEPDISGKPRLPVPIVAGTRVEITSNGGDAAVIAIHGYQWIDPEKVPEEFHKDGHITRPYKNAVILIQNAASAEPKAVMMVATREDSVEDFGYPAVSPDGTQLVVVVSRQTGENKTEPLGLVLVPVEDNGGSKARPLVQGDISQPSWSPDGKKIVYIKRENGKGNLYIVNADGSGETRLAEGDFSNPVFSPQRPKSS from the coding sequence ATGCAGAAGAAAATCGCCATCCGCCTGATCGTCGGACTGATCGTCCTGGCCGGCCTGTTCGTCGGGTTCCGGGTGCTCAAAGACCTTGAGACCGACCCCCTGAAAGTCGAGACCATGGACTCGGTGGGCTGGGTCGCCGCCACCGAGACCGAGGGTGACGGCTCGCGCGCCGTCGTCTTTGACACGACGGGCAAGAAGTACGTCGACAAGCAGTGGCAACCGAAGAACACGGAAGACAGCATCTCGTGGATGCCCGACGGCAACCGCCTCGTCTTCAGCAGCGACCGGGGCGGCCGTTCGCAGAACCTCTTCTACTGGATCCCCACCAAAGAGATCGTCGAGAAGTTCAAAGACCAGTCGAGGAGCATGTCGGCCCCGTGGTTCGCCCCGAACGACCCCACCCAGCAGTCCGGGCTCATGATGTCGGGAGGCAACGTGTGGGAGTTCATCCCGCGCAACAAGATCATCCGCCAGGTCTTGCCTCCGCTCTTGCGGGCTTCTTCGGGGTCAGAGGAGGGAGCGGGGGCGACCAGCTCGATGGAGGCCCTGTACAAGAACTTCGGTTCCAGCTTCAAGAGTGCGGTCTATGTCGGTGACCGGGCCGGCATCATGACCGTGATGCGGCGGGACGAGGGTGAGGTCGTGATCCAGAACTACACGGAGCCCGACATCTCTGGAAAGCCCCGGCTCCCCGTCCCCATCGTCGCGGGCACGCGGGTCGAGATCACCTCGAACGGCGGCGACGCCGCGGTCATCGCCATCCACGGCTACCAATGGATCGACCCCGAAAAGGTTCCCGAAGAGTTCCATAAGGACGGGCACATCACCCGTCCTTACAAGAACGCCGTCATTCTCATCCAAAACGCCGCGTCGGCGGAGCCCAAGGCCGTCATGATGGTCGCGACCCGCGAAGACTCCGTCGAAGACTTTGGCTATCCGGCGGTCTCTCCCGACGGCACCCAGTTGGTCGTCGTCGTCAGCCGGCAGACCGGCGAGAACAAGACCGAGCCGCTGGGGCTCGTGCTTGTCCCCGTGGAAGACAACGGCGGGTCCAAGGCCAGGCCGCTTGTCCAAGGCGACATCAGCCAGCCGAGTTGGTCGCCAGACGGCAAGAAGATCGTCTACATCAAGCGCGAGAACGGCAAGGGCAACTTGTACATCGTGAACGCGGACGGTTCGGGAGAGACCCGGCTGGCCGAAGGCGACTTCAGCAACCCGGTGTTCAGCCCGCAACGACCCAAGTCTTCATGA
- a CDS encoding glycosyltransferase family 9 protein — protein MRALIVRLSAMGDVVCGLPAASSLAEAGHEVTWVVDSRFAALPQRCANIHQTVGLDKRDKDWRAKVVGLGEFDIAIDLQGLFKSGRIVGAAKAALKLAYHRQREFAGWFAAPVRPDPTSVHVVDQYVDVARAAGGTASSDFALAPTDEDRARTSELLSGLAMPYAVVNAGGAWATKRWPPRAFARVSEALYRQGIASVYIGSAAESEVFAQVAAEASCPLTSLHGKTGVGDLVGLMSGAKLHLGGDTGTTHIAAALGTPCVGLYMVTRPERSCPYRQISHCQTLEPDEVAALAVGLVS, from the coding sequence GTGCGCGCGCTGATCGTCCGCCTGAGCGCGATGGGCGACGTCGTCTGTGGGCTGCCCGCCGCGTCCAGCTTGGCCGAGGCCGGCCATGAGGTCACCTGGGTCGTCGACAGCCGCTTCGCCGCCCTGCCGCAGAGGTGCGCCAACATCCACCAGACTGTCGGCCTGGACAAGCGGGACAAGGATTGGCGGGCAAAGGTCGTCGGGCTCGGTGAGTTCGACATCGCCATCGACCTCCAGGGGCTCTTCAAGTCCGGGAGGATCGTCGGGGCGGCAAAGGCCGCCCTGAAACTGGCCTACCATCGGCAACGTGAGTTCGCTGGCTGGTTTGCGGCTCCGGTCCGTCCGGACCCGACTTCGGTCCATGTGGTCGACCAGTACGTCGACGTCGCCCGGGCGGCCGGAGGTACGGCCTCGTCGGACTTTGCGTTGGCACCGACGGACGAAGACCGGGCAAGGACGTCAGAGTTGCTTTCTGGCCTCGCCATGCCCTATGCGGTGGTGAACGCCGGGGGTGCTTGGGCGACGAAACGGTGGCCGCCCCGAGCCTTTGCCCGGGTGTCGGAAGCGTTGTACAGACAGGGGATCGCCTCGGTCTACATCGGTTCGGCGGCAGAGTCCGAGGTCTTCGCCCAAGTGGCGGCAGAGGCGTCTTGCCCCCTCACCAGCTTGCACGGAAAGACCGGGGTCGGTGACTTGGTCGGTCTCATGTCGGGGGCAAAGCTGCATCTGGGCGGCGACACGGGCACCACGCATATTGCGGCGGCCCTCGGCACCCCCTGCGTCGGGCTCTACATGGTCACCCGGCCGGAACGGAGTTGCCCGTACCGGCAGATCAGCCATTGCCAGACCCTTGAGCCAGACGAGGTCGCCGCCCTCGCCGTCGGCCTGGTGTCATGA
- the prmC gene encoding peptide chain release factor N(5)-glutamine methyltransferase: MTEGRVSLGAWLTKAEYRLAQAGVESPRLEAQVLAAHALGESRSWVVTHTEELVDPWVFGWSLWRRAGREPLAYIVGEREFYGRPFAVDRNTLVPRADTEVVLEEAVDVADTIATGQGDLAVDVLDVGTGSGVLAVSLKLERPWLQVTGCDVSAGALTVAWVNGELLGAEVAWVESDMFANIDGEFDLIVSNPPYVATASALEPEVALHEPASALFAKEEGMEFYRRLAKESLGHIRPGGQMVVELGDFMLGPAQLLFEDHGWEVVAFRKDLTGMPRALTLAPPAGGPLHSSGPGN, translated from the coding sequence ATGACGGAGGGCCGGGTCTCTCTGGGCGCTTGGCTGACGAAGGCCGAGTACCGTCTGGCCCAGGCGGGGGTGGAGAGCCCCCGTCTGGAAGCCCAGGTGCTGGCCGCTCACGCGCTGGGGGAGAGCCGGTCGTGGGTGGTCACCCACACCGAGGAGCTCGTCGACCCGTGGGTGTTCGGGTGGTCGCTGTGGCGGAGGGCGGGCCGGGAGCCGCTGGCGTACATTGTCGGCGAGCGGGAGTTCTACGGGCGTCCGTTCGCGGTGGACCGGAACACTTTGGTCCCCCGGGCGGACACGGAGGTGGTCTTGGAGGAGGCGGTCGACGTCGCCGACACCATCGCCACGGGGCAGGGCGACTTGGCGGTCGACGTGCTCGACGTCGGCACGGGTAGCGGTGTGCTGGCGGTGTCGCTGAAGCTGGAGCGGCCGTGGCTCCAGGTCACGGGTTGCGACGTGTCGGCGGGCGCCCTCACGGTGGCGTGGGTGAACGGCGAGCTACTCGGGGCCGAGGTGGCCTGGGTCGAGTCGGACATGTTCGCGAACATCGACGGGGAGTTCGACCTGATCGTCTCCAACCCGCCCTACGTCGCCACCGCGTCGGCGCTTGAGCCCGAGGTCGCGCTGCACGAGCCGGCTTCCGCCCTGTTCGCGAAGGAGGAGGGGATGGAGTTCTATCGGCGGCTTGCGAAGGAGTCGCTCGGCCATATCCGCCCGGGCGGACAGATGGTGGTCGAGCTGGGGGATTTCATGCTCGGCCCTGCCCAACTGCTCTTCGAGGACCACGGGTGGGAGGTCGTGGCCTTCCGCAAAGACCTGACGGGGATGCCGCGGGCATTGACGCTCGCTCCGCCCGCGGGGGGCCCGCTCCACAGCTCCGGGCCAGGGAACTGA
- a CDS encoding type I restriction-modification system subunit M N-terminal domain-containing protein codes for MPPSTSEAQRAELHKTIWRIANDLRGAVDGWDFKAYVLGMLFYRFVSENLTAYIDTQERKATGQPFDYAALSDDQAEGARRETVREKGFYILPSELFSNVRKRAKDDENLNETLERVFHNIEASAVGTASEDDLKGLFDD; via the coding sequence ATGCCCCCAAGCACCAGCGAGGCCCAACGCGCCGAGCTCCACAAGACCATCTGGCGGATCGCCAACGACCTCCGCGGCGCGGTCGACGGCTGGGACTTCAAAGCCTATGTGCTCGGCATGCTCTTCTACCGGTTCGTCTCCGAAAACCTGACCGCCTACATCGACACCCAGGAGCGCAAGGCCACGGGACAGCCCTTCGACTACGCCGCCCTCAGCGACGATCAGGCCGAGGGGGCCCGCCGGGAGACCGTCAGGGAAAAGGGCTTCTACATCCTGCCGTCGGAACTGTTCTCAAATGTCCGGAAGCGGGCCAAGGACGACGAAAACCTCAACGAGACGTTAGAACGGGTGTTCCATAACATCGAGGCGTCCGCGGTCGGGACCGCCAGCGAGGATGACCTGAAGGGCCTGTTTGACGAC
- a CDS encoding DUF1549 domain-containing protein, with protein MSVWSPTRRNGVKARVTAALFTVGLGLVVFGAQAAPVQGQTQTASPGQVALFESKVRPVFETTCVGCHGPRLQSGDLRLDRPITAVQAKLLAEAVSYETDLKMPPSGKLPADQVAALTAWAKAGAPWPAAAPAKPKGKWWAFVAPRRPPLPEVKDKAWAKGPLDLFVLAGLEAEGLRPAPPADRRTLVRRATFDLTGLPPTAREVEDFVNDKGPGAFEKVVDRLLASPAYGERWGRHWLDVARYADSNGLDENLVFPNAWRYRDWVVGAFNADMPVDRFIQEQLAGDILPGAGDDGMVATGFLALGGKTLAEDDPVKQEMDIIDEQVDVVSKAFLGLTVGCARCHDHKFDPVPTKDYYAMAGIFKSTKTMENFKVVAEWNERPMGTPGQKAKLAAVQKALVAKKKEADDLRKEAGDKLLAELKPKTAAYEAAARELLAADAARPVLHPVVATPDGAAPKDAVVSEAEDFVRGNVGKDTTGYGKGVGVVYNVGTFPNQAEYSVTVPTAGPYQLDVRYASGDPRPVRVLVNGGLALSSAAGQVTGGFYPAQQRWSAEGVVVLRAGSNTVQFERDSYFPHIDKFLLVPRPGAAPTESLGAVAARHQLLPDVLRAVADQVKAKAPVSIGLPENPDRLLPKPVADRLKRLGDEMAALAKEKPDLPLAMAVEEGTPTDLRVSVRGNYLTLGEPAPRRFPTCVSGPGLPAIPSGHSGRLELARWITSPQNALTARVFVNRVWRWRFGRGIVGSVDNFGMLGEQPSNPALLDWLATTFVDDDHWSLKKLQRRMMLSATYQMSGGYSEPAAKADGDNRLLWRFPRRRLEAEEIRDSIMAVSGLLDRTMGGTMLNLKPRSYVTDTNSADSIKYDSPRRAIYLPVVRAAVYDVYQAFDFGDPTVMNGDRPSTTIAPQALFMLNGPIVTKAAQSLASHALSEKDATDAQRVRSLYLTCYGRPATDWEVSNAQLYLARFQAAYTLAPDPRHSAWQSLCKALLAANEFIYVE; from the coding sequence ATGTCTGTCTGGTCGCCGACCCGGAGGAACGGGGTGAAAGCCCGTGTCACCGCGGCCCTGTTCACCGTCGGATTGGGCCTGGTTGTCTTCGGCGCGCAGGCCGCGCCGGTCCAGGGCCAGACGCAAACGGCGTCACCCGGACAGGTGGCCCTGTTCGAGTCCAAGGTGCGGCCGGTCTTTGAGACGACCTGCGTGGGTTGCCACGGACCCCGACTCCAGTCCGGCGACCTGCGTCTGGACAGACCGATCACGGCGGTGCAGGCCAAGTTGCTCGCCGAGGCGGTCTCCTACGAGACCGACCTGAAGATGCCGCCCTCGGGGAAGCTTCCCGCCGACCAAGTCGCCGCCCTGACCGCCTGGGCCAAGGCCGGTGCGCCGTGGCCGGCGGCTGCGCCGGCCAAGCCAAAGGGCAAGTGGTGGGCCTTCGTCGCGCCGCGGCGCCCGCCGCTTCCAGAAGTCAAGGACAAGGCTTGGGCCAAGGGTCCGCTCGACCTCTTTGTCTTGGCCGGGCTCGAAGCAGAAGGCTTGCGGCCCGCACCGCCGGCCGACCGGCGCACCCTGGTCAGGCGGGCGACGTTCGACCTCACCGGGCTGCCGCCGACCGCCCGAGAGGTCGAAGACTTCGTCAATGACAAGGGCCCCGGTGCCTTCGAAAAGGTCGTCGACCGCCTGCTCGCCTCGCCCGCCTATGGTGAGCGGTGGGGTCGGCATTGGCTGGACGTGGCGCGGTACGCCGACTCGAACGGCCTTGATGAGAACCTTGTCTTTCCCAACGCCTGGCGCTACCGCGACTGGGTGGTCGGGGCGTTCAACGCCGACATGCCGGTCGACCGGTTTATCCAGGAGCAGCTCGCCGGCGACATCTTGCCCGGGGCCGGCGACGACGGCATGGTCGCCACCGGGTTCCTCGCCCTCGGCGGCAAGACGCTGGCCGAAGACGACCCCGTCAAGCAGGAGATGGACATCATCGACGAGCAGGTCGACGTGGTCAGCAAGGCTTTCCTTGGTCTGACCGTCGGTTGCGCCCGGTGCCACGACCACAAGTTCGACCCGGTCCCGACGAAGGACTACTACGCCATGGCCGGCATCTTCAAGTCGACCAAGACGATGGAGAACTTTAAGGTCGTCGCCGAGTGGAACGAGCGGCCCATGGGCACGCCCGGACAGAAGGCCAAGTTGGCCGCGGTCCAGAAGGCCCTGGTCGCCAAGAAGAAAGAGGCCGACGACCTCCGGAAGGAAGCCGGCGACAAGCTCCTCGCTGAACTGAAGCCCAAGACCGCGGCCTACGAGGCCGCCGCCCGAGAACTGCTGGCCGCCGACGCGGCCCGGCCCGTCCTTCACCCCGTGGTCGCCACACCGGACGGCGCGGCCCCGAAGGACGCTGTCGTCAGCGAGGCGGAGGACTTTGTCCGCGGCAACGTCGGCAAGGACACGACCGGCTACGGCAAGGGCGTCGGCGTCGTCTACAACGTCGGCACCTTTCCGAACCAAGCGGAGTACTCCGTCACCGTACCGACGGCAGGCCCCTACCAGCTCGACGTCCGCTACGCCTCCGGCGACCCCCGGCCGGTGCGGGTCCTCGTGAACGGCGGACTCGCCTTGTCCAGCGCCGCCGGCCAGGTCACCGGTGGGTTCTATCCCGCCCAGCAACGGTGGTCGGCCGAAGGTGTCGTCGTCCTCCGGGCCGGGAGCAACACCGTCCAGTTCGAAAGGGACTCCTACTTCCCCCACATCGACAAGTTCTTGCTCGTCCCGCGCCCCGGCGCCGCCCCGACCGAGAGCCTTGGGGCGGTCGCCGCCCGGCACCAGCTCCTTCCCGATGTCCTGCGCGCCGTGGCCGACCAGGTCAAGGCCAAGGCCCCCGTGAGCATCGGACTCCCCGAGAACCCCGACCGGTTGCTCCCCAAACCGGTCGCCGACCGGCTGAAGCGGCTGGGTGACGAGATGGCCGCCCTCGCCAAGGAAAAGCCCGACCTCCCCCTCGCGATGGCGGTCGAGGAGGGGACGCCGACCGACCTCAGGGTCAGCGTCCGCGGCAACTATCTGACCCTTGGTGAGCCGGCCCCCCGGCGGTTCCCGACCTGCGTCTCGGGGCCCGGACTGCCGGCCATCCCCTCCGGCCACAGCGGCCGCCTCGAGCTGGCCCGCTGGATCACCTCGCCGCAGAACGCCCTGACCGCCCGCGTCTTCGTCAACCGCGTCTGGCGCTGGCGGTTCGGCCGCGGCATCGTCGGCTCCGTCGACAATTTCGGCATGCTGGGCGAACAACCGAGCAACCCCGCGTTGCTCGACTGGCTCGCCACGACGTTCGTCGATGACGACCACTGGAGCCTCAAGAAGCTGCAGCGCCGGATGATGTTGAGCGCGACCTACCAGATGTCCGGCGGGTACAGCGAGCCTGCCGCCAAGGCCGACGGCGACAACCGCCTCCTCTGGCGGTTCCCCCGCCGACGCCTCGAAGCGGAGGAGATCCGCGACAGCATCATGGCCGTCTCCGGCCTGCTCGACCGCACGATGGGCGGCACGATGCTCAACCTGAAACCCCGCTCCTACGTGACCGACACCAACAGCGCGGACTCCATCAAATACGACAGCCCCCGCCGGGCCATCTACCTGCCCGTCGTCAGGGCCGCCGTCTACGACGTCTACCAGGCCTTCGACTTTGGCGACCCCACCGTCATGAACGGCGACCGCCCCAGCACGACGATCGCCCCCCAGGCCCTCTTCATGCTCAACGGCCCCATCGTCACAAAAGCCGCCCAGTCCCTCGCGTCCCACGCCCTTTCGGAAAAGGACGCCACCGACGCCCAGCGCGTCCGCTCCCTCTACCTGACCTGTTACGGACGCCCCGCCACCGACTGGGAAGTCTCCAACGCCCAGCTCTACCTCGCCCGGTTCCAGGCCGCCTACACCCTGGCCCCCGACCCCCGGCACAGCGCTTGGCAGAGTCTCTGCAAAGCCCTCCTTGCCGCCAATGAGTTCATCTATGTCGAATAG
- the def gene encoding peptide deformylase gives MDVVVPPEYQRLFVTDAEHPIVKVPAPVLRQVAAPITKLTDRHRLLGDNMVRIMKDANGVGLAGPQVNVLERVIVINPTGKPMVLFNPVITKAEGEQIGEEGCLSIPGLYGDVKRAAIIEVEAVDRKGKEVVYEMEGFAARVVQHEVDHLDGRLFIDTVDVTTLYWKDPAARDAE, from the coding sequence ATGGACGTTGTCGTCCCGCCTGAGTACCAGCGGCTTTTCGTGACCGACGCGGAACATCCCATCGTCAAAGTTCCGGCCCCGGTCCTGCGTCAAGTCGCCGCGCCGATCACCAAGCTCACCGACCGCCATCGGCTCTTGGGCGACAATATGGTCCGCATCATGAAAGACGCCAACGGCGTCGGGCTCGCCGGGCCCCAGGTCAACGTCCTCGAAAGGGTGATCGTCATCAACCCGACGGGAAAGCCCATGGTGCTCTTTAACCCCGTCATCACCAAAGCCGAAGGCGAGCAAATCGGCGAGGAAGGGTGCCTGAGCATCCCTGGCCTCTATGGAGACGTCAAGCGGGCCGCGATCATCGAGGTCGAGGCGGTCGACCGCAAGGGGAAGGAAGTCGTCTACGAGATGGAGGGGTTCGCCGCCCGCGTCGTCCAGCACGAAGTCGACCACCTCGACGGGCGCCTCTTCATCGACACGGTCGATGTCACCACCCTCTACTGGAAGGACCCCGCCGCGCGAGACGCGGAATGA
- a CDS encoding DUF1501 domain-containing protein, translating into MSNSSFLSRRDLLRASAMGFGNLAFLSLMAERGLAVTDPTNPLAPKAPMFPARAKRVIFVFLHGGPSQVDTFDPKPLLTRDHGKPFTGEMPRIVSSPTGNLLRSPWEFKHYGQSGIQVSDLFPHVGACVDDLCFINSMHASNSRHGGALLELHTGSDTFVRPSMGSWVTYGLGTENQDMPGFVTICPTLSHGGVNNWSSAFLPAYTQGTPVGNASIPAGNAKIPFIQNKETPRAAQQLEIELLQKLSQEQLRHLGPDPALEGRLTSFELAFRMQMAAPELQEITGESEETKRLYGIDEPKTKNFGHQCLLARRFSEKGVRFVQVTHSYKWDQHTDLRRDHASNAMEVDKPIAGLITDLKARGMLQDTLVMISGEFGRTPVAQGDDGRDHNPHGFTTILAGGGVKAGHKHGATDDYGFFAVQDKVHVHDLHATMLYLLGVDHTKLTYFHNGRNYRLTDVHGEVVKGILA; encoded by the coding sequence ATGTCGAATAGCTCCTTCCTCTCCCGCCGCGACCTGCTTCGCGCCAGCGCCATGGGCTTCGGCAACCTCGCCTTTCTCAGCCTGATGGCCGAACGCGGCCTCGCCGTGACCGACCCCACCAACCCCCTCGCCCCCAAGGCCCCCATGTTCCCCGCCCGGGCCAAACGCGTCATCTTCGTCTTCCTTCACGGCGGCCCCAGCCAGGTCGACACCTTCGACCCAAAACCCCTGCTCACCCGCGACCACGGCAAACCTTTCACCGGCGAAATGCCCCGCATCGTCAGTAGCCCCACCGGCAACCTCCTCCGCAGCCCCTGGGAGTTCAAGCACTACGGCCAGAGCGGCATCCAGGTCAGCGACCTCTTCCCCCACGTCGGCGCCTGCGTCGACGACCTGTGCTTCATCAACTCGATGCACGCCTCCAACTCCCGCCACGGCGGAGCCCTCCTCGAACTCCACACCGGCAGCGACACCTTTGTCCGGCCCTCCATGGGGTCATGGGTCACCTACGGCCTCGGCACCGAAAACCAGGACATGCCCGGGTTCGTCACCATCTGCCCGACCCTCAGCCACGGCGGCGTCAACAACTGGAGCTCCGCCTTCCTCCCCGCCTACACCCAGGGCACCCCCGTCGGCAACGCCAGCATCCCCGCCGGCAACGCCAAAATCCCTTTCATCCAAAACAAGGAGACCCCCCGCGCCGCCCAGCAGCTCGAGATCGAACTCCTCCAGAAACTCAGCCAGGAACAACTCCGCCACCTCGGGCCTGACCCGGCCCTCGAAGGGCGCCTCACTTCCTTCGAACTCGCCTTCCGCATGCAGATGGCCGCCCCCGAACTCCAAGAGATCACCGGCGAGAGCGAAGAGACCAAGAGGCTCTACGGCATCGACGAACCCAAGACCAAGAACTTCGGCCACCAGTGCCTCCTCGCCCGCCGGTTCTCCGAGAAAGGCGTGCGGTTCGTCCAAGTCACCCACTCCTACAAGTGGGACCAGCACACCGACCTCCGACGTGACCACGCCAGCAACGCCATGGAGGTCGACAAACCCATCGCCGGGCTCATCACCGACCTCAAGGCCCGCGGAATGCTGCAGGACACGCTCGTCATGATCAGCGGTGAGTTCGGCCGGACCCCCGTCGCCCAGGGCGACGACGGGCGCGACCACAACCCCCACGGCTTCACGACAATCCTCGCCGGTGGCGGCGTCAAGGCCGGGCACAAGCACGGCGCCACCGATGACTACGGCTTCTTCGCCGTCCAAGACAAGGTCCACGTGCACGACCTCCACGCCACGATGCTCTATCTTCTCGGCGTCGACCACACCAAGCTGACGTATTTCCACAACGGCCGCAATTACCGTCTGACGGACGTCCATGGCGAGGTCGTCAAAGGCATCCTCGCCTAA
- the hflX gene encoding GTPase HflX, translated as MAAQINNETPKERLFLVYVNEDESEDLYCEQELEGLVEAAGGEVAGSTRQRLGRPHKATCVGSGKVEEVKAYAAETQADVVVFDCELTGIHIRNLEERLERRVIDRTQLILDIFARRARTREGMLQVELAQLSYSLPRLMSVYTKFERQRGGIGMRGPGETKLESDRRLVRDKIAKLNVEIDEVQKHRELQRAGRRDQPYASVAIVGYTSAGKSTLMNRLCDTDLLADAMPFATLDPTTRKVQLADGHSFFLSDTVGFIRKLPTMLVAAFRATLEELLHADLLLHVVDVSHPEWETQMDAVTETVAALGGADIPVLTVFNKVDALADAGVATGLVAQWPDSVAISALTGLGMADLADAVVRMVRDRFGLVRALVPYDQAQLAESAYRFGRVVHKEYRDDGIYLEAEVVAEMRGRLAPYAVT; from the coding sequence ATGGCCGCACAAATCAACAACGAGACACCGAAAGAGAGGCTTTTCCTCGTGTATGTGAACGAGGACGAGTCGGAAGACCTGTATTGCGAGCAAGAGTTGGAGGGCCTGGTGGAGGCGGCGGGGGGCGAGGTGGCGGGCTCGACCCGGCAGCGTCTGGGCCGTCCGCACAAGGCGACGTGCGTGGGGAGCGGCAAGGTGGAGGAGGTGAAGGCCTACGCGGCGGAGACGCAGGCGGACGTCGTGGTCTTTGACTGCGAGCTGACGGGCATCCACATCCGGAACCTGGAGGAGCGTCTGGAGCGTCGGGTGATCGACCGGACGCAGTTGATCCTGGACATCTTCGCCCGCCGGGCGCGGACTCGGGAGGGCATGTTGCAGGTTGAGCTGGCGCAGTTGAGTTATTCGCTGCCTCGGCTGATGAGCGTCTACACGAAGTTCGAGCGTCAGCGGGGCGGCATCGGCATGCGGGGCCCGGGCGAGACGAAGCTGGAGAGCGACCGCCGTCTGGTGCGTGACAAGATCGCGAAGCTGAACGTGGAGATCGACGAGGTGCAGAAGCACCGCGAGCTTCAGCGGGCGGGGCGCCGGGACCAGCCGTACGCCTCGGTGGCGATCGTCGGCTACACGAGCGCGGGCAAATCGACGTTGATGAACCGGTTGTGCGACACCGACCTGCTGGCGGACGCGATGCCCTTTGCGACGTTGGACCCGACGACGCGGAAGGTGCAGCTGGCGGACGGGCACTCGTTCTTCCTGAGCGACACGGTCGGGTTCATCCGGAAGCTGCCGACAATGCTGGTGGCGGCGTTCCGGGCGACGTTGGAGGAGTTGTTGCACGCGGACTTGCTGTTGCATGTCGTGGACGTGAGCCACCCGGAGTGGGAGACGCAGATGGACGCGGTGACGGAGACGGTGGCGGCGTTGGGCGGGGCGGACATCCCGGTGCTGACGGTGTTCAACAAGGTGGACGCCCTGGCGGACGCGGGGGTGGCGACGGGACTGGTGGCGCAGTGGCCGGACTCGGTGGCGATCAGCGCCCTGACGGGTCTGGGTATGGCGGACCTGGCCGACGCGGTGGTGCGGATGGTGCGCGACCGGTTCGGTCTGGTGCGGGCGCTGGTGCCCTACGACCAGGCCCAGTTGGCGGAGAGCGCGTACCGGTTCGGGCGGGTGGTGCACAAGGAGTACCGTGACGACGGTATCTACCTGGAGGCCGAGGTCGTGGCGGAGATGCGGGGGAGACTGGCCCCTTACGCGGTGACATGA
- the fmt gene encoding methionyl-tRNA formyltransferase, with translation MRVVYFGTAPFAVPALERLAPHVVAVVAQPDRPAGRGLGEQVTPVRAKALELGLPVLTPAKARAPEFVEAFRAMAPDVAVVAAYGQILSQRLLDVPSQGCFNLHGSVLPRWRGAAPVHRAVEAGDRESGVTLMKMDAGMDTGDMVAVERTPVGPDETAGELYARLATLAGEMAAQWIERLALGEFTLSPQDDSLATHARKVTREDAFLDPGLDGRTAYNRFRGMTPTPGAWALTPRGVLKVTQARWSESSGAPGTVLATRPHVTVAFATGSLELHQVQPEGKPRMSGLDYANGARLAVGDKLLEAGPSAV, from the coding sequence ATGAGGGTCGTTTACTTCGGTACCGCACCCTTCGCCGTGCCCGCGCTGGAGCGGCTGGCCCCCCATGTCGTCGCCGTCGTCGCCCAGCCGGACAGGCCGGCGGGCCGCGGGCTCGGGGAGCAGGTCACCCCTGTCCGTGCCAAGGCCCTGGAACTCGGCCTACCCGTGCTGACCCCGGCCAAGGCCCGTGCCCCAGAGTTTGTCGAGGCGTTCCGCGCCATGGCGCCGGACGTCGCCGTCGTCGCGGCCTACGGCCAGATCTTGTCGCAACGCCTCCTCGACGTCCCCTCCCAAGGTTGCTTTAACCTCCACGGGTCCGTCCTCCCACGTTGGCGAGGGGCCGCCCCGGTGCACCGTGCGGTCGAGGCGGGCGACCGGGAGTCGGGCGTGACCCTGATGAAAATGGACGCGGGCATGGACACGGGGGACATGGTGGCCGTCGAGCGCACCCCCGTCGGGCCAGACGAGACCGCCGGGGAACTTTACGCCCGCCTCGCGACGTTGGCGGGAGAGATGGCGGCACAGTGGATCGAAAGGCTTGCCCTCGGTGAGTTCACCCTCAGCCCCCAGGACGACAGCCTGGCCACCCACGCCCGCAAGGTCACCCGGGAGGACGCGTTCCTCGACCCGGGCTTGGACGGGAGGACTGCCTACAACCGCTTTCGGGGCATGACTCCTACTCCAGGTGCCTGGGCGCTCACGCCACGCGGTGTGCTCAAGGTCACGCAGGCCAGGTGGTCGGAGTCGTCCGGGGCACCAGGGACGGTCTTGGCGACGAGACCGCACGTCACCGTCGCCTTCGCCACCGGGTCACTGGAACTACACCAAGTCCAACCTGAAGGCAAGCCGCGCATGTCGGGCCTGGACTATGCCAATGGCGCGAGACTCGCCGTCGGTGACAAACTCTTGGAGGCCGGGCCGTCGGCCGTGTGA